The sequence aaaaaaacctttaatgaACTACTCTCACTAAAAGGAACCTGTTGacacaaagattttttttctatagtcgATTTGTGATCAACTTATGACTTTCTCTCCTTACTGTTATCTAGAAAgtctttctttcctctctctaactcatagactaaaaaataagtaaaatgcgTTTATGGATCAAAATGGAAATTATCATGAATTTAGGAGTGGCCAAGTATTTTCTTAGTGTTTCACACTTAAGtccttttcaaaaatatattttttctttttaacacaATTTCAAACTTAATCTCATCTAGTGAGGCCATAAAAggattaaatcaagaaaagtaaaaaacattgaaggataaaaataaaataagttctctttatttagattttttttctaatacaaTTTCAAACTTAATCTCATCTAATTAGGAcataaaagaattatataagaaaaaaaaataataaataaaggatgaaaattgaataataaagggtggattttttttttaaaaaaggagcTTCATTGTTCATACGATGGTGCAACTTCATAACAAAACCTAAGTGTTTTAGTAGTGTAAGTAATATCTATACTCATCTAGATCATTGGATACGCTTTCCAATCAGTaatttggttgaaaaaaaaatattttagttgacATCAACTTCAATcaccaaaataataaattttggtgCTAAATGGTTTTATTTAATGAAGAGGTTTTTAATATCACTTGAGATAATAGATCTAagcttaaaaatatttctttaatttaaggTGCTTTGGgtttcttaattagtttttgggttaataaaaatttatatggtgtTTATATGGTAATTTTAgtctaaataaatttaaaattaaagttttgaccataaaaaactttaaattaaaacacaGTAAAAGGCTTGTGGGCCGAACCTCTAATCAAGGGCCAACAGTGCCTAACTggccttattttcttttttttttacattttaccCTTTagtagtttttgttgttgttaattaatgtatttttgatctcccaaattaaaaataaatataattttactatttattatcaatgatctatttttttatttaacttcaaataaaaaaagacctacatttttatttagttaaacaAAATTAGGCCTGCTTTTGTGATCTTAGTATCATGCGCTTGTCctgatttttgttctttaaaaaaaattccaaacaaaaaaatttttttcatgacttttattgttgaataattaaataaaaataattttagggataaagaaatattaaatatcaTGACGTGCATGGCTAGGCTAGGAGTTTTGGCTGATTGTGTCTGTGCCCAAAACTTAGGCATCCTGAAGTAATCCCAAATTAGAGGAATTCAACAAAAAGTGTGCTTGAAACTGACAGATTCTGAAGAAATCAGAACATTCATACAGCAGAGATCATAGAAGCTGACTCATCCATGTAAATGTTTTGCATGCTGTGATTGCTTAAGAAATAATAACTCTTGTTTCCAAATGCCATAAAATACATTCgcttaattcattaaaaaagaaaaaacgaaaaGGATTTTCTAGCCAAAAACTACAACCATGCATATTACCTATCTACAGCAATGCAGTGGAAATCATTACAGGAAGATGATTGCTTGTAATAACCAGAAAAGAGGGGAAGTATCTGTACAAGTAATCATAGCATCAATAGACTTCCACATTCCATTGCTCTGCTTTCTTCAAGCTTCTTTTGTACTCGAGCCAATCAATGCCtgcaaaacaaagcaaaagacaGCAGTGGAATCGGAAGCAGGATTCAAGTGAATCATCGCTATAGAATTAAGCGAaatgatttgttatttcttaCCATCTTTAGCAGCCAATGACACCATTATCTCATCAATTCCCTTCTCCATTCCCTTCAACCCACACATATAGACATAAGTGTTGTCTTTCTTTAGTAATTCCCACAGCTCTTCTGCGTATTCTGCCATCCGGGTTTGGATGTACATCTTCTCTCCTTTGTCGTTTGTTTGCTCTCTACTGACTGCGAAGTCCAGCCTGAAGTTGTCGGGGGCTTTCTCCTTCATTTTCTCAAATTCCTGTCCATCGAACAAAGGGAATTTCACTAACACGATTCCAAAGTTTATTTCGCTCCTGGAGTCCTAGGATTAAAGGAGCTAGAGTAGTGAGATGATTTGTTTGCCTCACCTCCTTGTAGAGCAATGAGCTACTTGTCGGGACACCAAGGAAGAGCCATGCCAGACCATTGAACTACAAACCATTGCCATTTTTAACCAAGTTAATCGTATGACGATTATCAGCTAATTGACGAAATCCTCACATTCGCAAAGAGCAGGAAATGGTTGCTTTTGTTTTACCTTGTAGTCATCGTGCTTCTCAAAGAACATTTTCCACAAGAATGATCGGAAAGGAGCAATACCAGTTCCAGTTCCAAGCTGCAGATTCAGTGCATAAGAATTTTTTCAAGGAATAGTATTGACCACAATGGAGTTACATTCAAAAGGCTGATAATGAATttgcttaatatatatatatatatatatatatatatataagtggaTAATACCATAATGATAGTGGCATTTGGATCTTTTGGCATAAGCATTTCTTTCCCAACAGGCCCTGTAATCTGTACTTCAGCTCCAGGTTTCAAGTCACCTGAAATGTATGCCATTCATCCATTCCGGGATGTTAGCTGAGGTCTCTTGATTCATTGTTACTGATTTGTCACAATTCTTTCTCTCATCCCATATGCCAATGATCTTTAGCACAGGTACCctacttttttaaatttggaggaaaaaaaaaaggcttataGAGTGTCCTGGAGCCTTACACAAGAAATTTGAGCAAACTCCTTTTACAATATCTCCTTGTTCATTGGTGTAGACAAGCCTCTTCACACACAAAGAAACCTGAACGAGGATGAATCATCCTCACCAAAATGAGTTAAACTTAAAACCTGGCATTGCTAAGAAAAAGGATAGCAAGCGGAGCATTCTGACAATTAATTGAACTTGCTAATTTGGCATCTGTTAAACATGAAAGCAAATACGCATCAATTTTACATGAACTCAAGatcatttttttagaataagcTAGAGACTCGTACGtgcaagaaaaatatgaatgaaaaaTCGGATGAAAAACTCACAGTTTTGGAGTCTCCAAAGTCACCAATAGCACTGCTGGCAATTGAATATAATCTTAGTTTATGAGGCTTCCCGTTCTTATCAATACCATCTGGAATTACTCCAATTGATTGCCCTTCTCTATAGGGTACCTCTCCTAAACCACCCCAAGTAACCAATCAACGAATAAGATCAATTCATATAGTACTAATGATTTAGCTAAAATGTGCgaagtttattttgttgatttgcaTGTAAGACATTGACAATCGAGCAATTTATCAGTCAGTTCCGAGATTCAATTACCATATCATAAATGAGTAAGTCAAATATCGATGCATTTTCCATATATAAACCAACTGTTTGATTTTAACTAACT is a genomic window of Populus alba chromosome 5, ASM523922v2, whole genome shotgun sequence containing:
- the LOC118029852 gene encoding ferredoxin--NADP reductase, leaf isozyme, chloroplastic, translated to MAAAVTAAVSFPSSPKSTSLSSRTTLIAPERITLKKVPVYYRDASASGRVVSIRAQVTTEAPAKVQKVSKKDDEGVVVNKFKPKNPYTGRCLLNTKITGDDAPGETWHMVFSTEGEVPYREGQSIGVIPDGIDKNGKPHKLRLYSIASSAIGDFGDSKTVSLCVKRLVYTNEQGDIVKGVCSNFLCDLKPGAEVQITGPVGKEMLMPKDPNATIIMLGTGTGIAPFRSFLWKMFFEKHDDYKFNGLAWLFLGVPTSSSLLYKEEFEKMKEKAPDNFRLDFAVSREQTNDKGEKMYIQTRMAEYAEELWELLKKDNTYVYMCGLKGMEKGIDEIMVSLAAKDGIDWLEYKRSLKKAEQWNVEVY